A genomic stretch from Pirellulales bacterium includes:
- a CDS encoding rhodanese-like domain-containing protein — MNAESEMPLEITCRSVKEKLDAGEPFLLIDCREADEYAVARIEGARLLPMSELATRLDELVSYRDQEVVIHCHHGGRSERVARWLRGQGYNKACTMAGGIDRWAEEIDRSVSRY, encoded by the coding sequence ATGAACGCTGAGAGCGAAATGCCGCTAGAGATTACCTGCCGTAGCGTGAAGGAAAAACTGGACGCGGGCGAGCCTTTTTTGTTGATCGATTGTCGCGAAGCTGACGAATATGCCGTCGCGCGCATCGAGGGAGCCCGCCTGCTGCCGATGAGCGAATTGGCGACCCGGCTGGACGAGCTCGTGTCCTACCGCGATCAGGAAGTTGTCATTCATTGCCATCATGGCGGGCGCAGCGAGCGTGTAGCAAGATGGCTGCGTGGGCAGGGCTACAACAAGGCCTGCACCATGGCCGGCGGCATCGACCGTTGGGCCGAAGAGATCGACCGCAGCGTGTCACGCTACTAA
- a CDS encoding Flp family type IVb pilin, which produces MRPYAAKILRFLAAEDGPTAVEYAVMLALIVVVCLTAIQQIGTSANSTFNAVATQLSS; this is translated from the coding sequence ATGAGACCGTATGCCGCGAAGATTCTACGCTTCCTCGCTGCCGAGGATGGCCCAACCGCAGTGGAATATGCGGTGATGTTGGCGTTGATCGTGGTCGTCTGCTTGACAGCCATTCAACAGATCGGCACCAGTGCGAACAGCACGTTTAACGCCGTCGCAACACAGCTGAGCTCGTAA
- the sucD gene encoding succinate--CoA ligase subunit alpha, with amino-acid sequence MSILINKNTRVLCQGITGKVGQFHTKGCLDYGTKMVGGVTPGKGGESILGLPVFDTVVEAVQQTGADATMIFVPPAFTADAILEAIDAGIKTVIAITEGVPVIDMVRVYDVARHSKSELVGPNCPGVITPEECKIGIMPGHIHRKGPVGLMSRSGTLTYEAAWQLTGLGLGQSTCVGLGGDPIVGTSFIDVLRLFEADPATEAILMMGEIGGTAEEEAAAFVREHVTKPVAAFIAGRAAPPGKRMGHAGAIISGGKGTATEKIAALEAAGIEVAQSPADMGTAMQRAIARKKR; translated from the coding sequence ATGAGTATTCTGATCAATAAGAACACCCGCGTCCTTTGTCAGGGTATCACGGGTAAAGTCGGGCAATTTCACACCAAGGGATGCCTCGACTACGGGACCAAGATGGTGGGGGGCGTCACGCCGGGCAAAGGGGGCGAGTCGATACTGGGTCTCCCGGTGTTCGACACTGTAGTCGAAGCGGTGCAGCAAACCGGCGCCGATGCCACGATGATCTTCGTCCCCCCCGCCTTCACCGCCGATGCCATCCTGGAAGCGATCGACGCGGGCATCAAAACCGTGATCGCGATTACCGAGGGCGTACCAGTGATCGACATGGTGCGTGTCTACGATGTCGCGCGGCACAGCAAGTCGGAGCTCGTCGGTCCGAACTGCCCCGGTGTGATCACGCCCGAAGAGTGCAAGATCGGCATTATGCCGGGTCACATTCATCGCAAAGGGCCTGTCGGCTTGATGAGCCGATCGGGCACGCTGACCTACGAAGCCGCCTGGCAATTGACAGGTCTCGGACTGGGCCAATCGACGTGCGTTGGACTGGGTGGCGATCCGATCGTGGGCACATCGTTCATCGACGTGCTGCGGCTGTTCGAGGCCGATCCTGCCACCGAAGCGATCCTGATGATGGGCGAAATCGGCGGCACGGCCGAGGAAGAGGCCGCGGCTTTCGTTCGCGAGCACGTCACCAAGCCCGTGGCCGCGTTCATCGCCGGCCGTGCCGCGCCTCCTGGAAAGCGGATGGGACACGCCGGGGCGATCATCTCGGGTGGCAAGGGAACGGCCACTGAAAAGATCGCCGCGCTGGAAGCCGCCGGCATCGAAGTGGCGCAAAGCCCGGCCGACATGGGCACTGCCATGCAACGCGCCATCGCCCGCAAGAAGCGCTAG
- the uvrB gene encoding excinuclease ABC subunit UvrB, translated as MEFRLQSPFQPAGDQPQAIATLTEGLRAQRKQQVLMGVTGSGKTFTMANVIQNIQKPTLVLSHNKTLAAQLYGEFKDFFPYNAVHYFVSYYDYYQPEAYIPQRDIYIEKDASINQEIDRLRLASTSALVSRRDVIIVASISCIYGLGSPEDYRAMVIGMRRGQETDRDELLRKLVDVQYERNDVEFARAKFRVRGDCVELWPSYEEYALRIEFWGDEIEKLSIINPTSGEVISVEEELYVYPAKHFVLPEERIESAVQAIREELDQRLTQLRDNGKLLEAQRLNARTRFDIEMLLEVGYCPGIENYSRPLSGRPAGSTPDTLFNYFPDDFMMFIDESHATVPQIRGMFAGDFSRKSTLVEHGFRLPSALDNRPLRFDEWEKRVREVIYVSATPGPYELGQTGGEVVEQVIRPTGLLDPVIEVSPARGQVPHLLGQIRERAAVGERVLVTTLTKRLAEDLSYYLTEQGVKCKWLHSELDAFERVEHLRELREGRFEALVGVNLLREGLDLPEVSMVAILDADKEGFLRSETSLMQTIGRAARNVNAKVMLYADRVTVSMQNAIDETMRRRALQQAYNVEHGITPETVRKTIKSGIESQAAAHAEANRAVGRSDEAEYITEEYIQELEGEMLAAAESLEFERAASLRDRISQLRDSIGRKRNEVEVHATREKRGKRRGRSSGTGGRVPRPKRG; from the coding sequence GTGGAATTCCGCCTGCAGAGCCCCTTTCAACCGGCCGGTGATCAGCCGCAAGCCATTGCCACGCTGACCGAGGGCTTGCGCGCGCAACGCAAGCAGCAAGTGCTGATGGGAGTGACCGGCTCGGGCAAGACGTTCACCATGGCGAACGTTATCCAGAACATCCAAAAGCCAACGTTGGTGCTATCGCATAACAAGACCTTGGCCGCACAGCTGTACGGCGAGTTCAAAGATTTCTTCCCTTATAACGCCGTCCATTATTTCGTCAGCTATTACGATTATTATCAGCCCGAGGCCTACATCCCGCAGCGCGATATTTACATCGAGAAAGACGCCTCGATCAATCAAGAGATCGACCGGCTGCGGTTGGCCTCGACCAGCGCGCTGGTCAGCCGGCGCGATGTGATCATCGTGGCCAGCATCTCGTGCATCTATGGCTTGGGATCGCCCGAGGATTATCGGGCCATGGTCATCGGCATGCGGCGCGGTCAAGAGACCGACCGCGACGAGCTATTGCGCAAGCTGGTCGACGTGCAATACGAGCGCAACGACGTGGAGTTCGCTCGGGCTAAATTCCGCGTTCGCGGTGATTGCGTCGAGCTGTGGCCGTCTTACGAAGAGTACGCTCTTCGCATCGAGTTCTGGGGGGACGAGATCGAGAAGCTCTCGATCATCAATCCCACCAGCGGCGAAGTCATATCGGTCGAGGAAGAACTATACGTCTATCCGGCCAAGCACTTCGTCCTGCCCGAAGAGCGAATCGAGTCGGCCGTGCAGGCTATACGGGAAGAACTCGATCAGCGTCTGACCCAGCTGCGCGATAATGGCAAGCTGCTCGAGGCACAGCGTTTAAATGCCCGGACGCGGTTCGATATCGAAATGCTGCTGGAGGTGGGCTACTGTCCGGGCATCGAGAACTACAGCCGGCCGCTGTCGGGCCGTCCGGCCGGCTCAACCCCTGATACGTTGTTCAACTATTTTCCCGACGACTTCATGATGTTCATCGACGAGTCGCATGCCACGGTGCCGCAGATTCGTGGCATGTTCGCCGGCGATTTCAGCCGTAAATCGACATTAGTCGAGCATGGTTTCCGGCTTCCCAGCGCACTCGATAATCGTCCGCTACGATTCGATGAATGGGAGAAGAGAGTCCGCGAGGTCATCTATGTCTCGGCCACGCCTGGTCCGTACGAATTGGGGCAGACCGGTGGCGAAGTCGTCGAACAGGTGATTCGGCCGACCGGCCTGTTGGACCCGGTGATCGAAGTCAGCCCTGCCCGCGGCCAGGTGCCGCATTTGCTGGGGCAAATACGCGAGCGAGCGGCCGTGGGCGAGCGCGTGCTGGTCACCACGCTCACCAAGCGACTGGCCGAGGACCTGTCGTACTATCTCACCGAGCAAGGCGTGAAGTGCAAGTGGCTGCACAGCGAGCTGGATGCCTTCGAGCGAGTCGAACATCTGCGCGAGCTGCGTGAAGGGCGCTTCGAGGCACTGGTGGGCGTGAACCTGCTGCGCGAAGGGCTCGATCTGCCCGAGGTCTCGATGGTAGCGATTCTCGACGCCGACAAGGAGGGTTTTCTGCGCAGCGAAACCTCGCTAATGCAGACCATCGGCCGCGCGGCCCGCAATGTAAATGCCAAGGTGATGCTGTATGCCGATCGCGTGACCGTATCAATGCAGAACGCGATCGATGAGACCATGCGTCGCCGCGCCTTGCAGCAGGCGTACAACGTCGAGCACGGCATCACGCCCGAGACGGTTCGCAAAACGATCAAGTCCGGCATCGAATCGCAGGCAGCCGCCCATGCCGAGGCCAACCGGGCCGTCGGGCGTAGCGATGAGGCCGAATACATTACCGAGGAATACATTCAGGAGTTGGAAGGCGAAATGCTGGCAGCGGCCGAATCGCTGGAATTCGAACGTGCCGCATCACTCCGCGATCGGATCAGCCAGTTACGCGACTCGATCGGCCGCAAGCGGAACGAAGTCGAGGTTCACGCCACGCGGGAAAAACGAGGCAAACGACGCGGACGCAGCTCCGGGACCGGCGGTCGCGTGCCGCGGCCCAAGCGAGGCTAA